From one Brachypodium distachyon strain Bd21 chromosome 4, Brachypodium_distachyon_v3.0, whole genome shotgun sequence genomic stretch:
- the LOC100823922 gene encoding uncharacterized protein LOC100823922 codes for MAPPQGQQEEQRGRPASSFCVWLVTALLLASVLGGGACLVAYVVLPPGEAPGWIAAAGLALVALPWAFWIATGLYRCVTTRSADRAAAAAVAPGSGSMVSRAQGS; via the coding sequence atggcgccgccgcaggggcagcaggaggagcagcgcgggcggccggcgagcagcTTCTGCGTGTGGCTGGTgacggcgctgctgctggcgtccgtgctgggcggcggcgcgtgccTCGTGGCCTACGTCGTGCTGCCCCCCGGCGAGGCGCCCGGCTGGATCGCCGCGGCCGGGCTGGCGCTCGTCGCGCTGCCCTGGGCCTTCTGGATCGCCACGGGCCTCTACCGCTGCGTCACCACGCGctccgccgaccgcgccgccgccgccgccgtcgcgcccgGCTCCGGCAGCATGGTCTCGCGCGCCCAGGGCTCGTGA
- the LOC100823618 gene encoding uncharacterized protein LOC100823618, with translation MASDRVEVDTARPFRSVKEAVAVFGDRILVGGNRSRLHANAVAAAALNAKLAESGSSSTITLSPNAMADAEAEATTAIVPMYSAPSSPPSFTSSRSANGDDGGDEHDDRDEDAGGLIVMSSVKKLEEEVAETRREVVRLRKRSTEMEMAVASLNAQLHRGLSRLAEMEADKAAAAAARRSSIGGDTDMKRAAIERWAEKSGGYSSEYLPSFSHALSLGEIDDDDDLLGGGRRRKAPQKVKPIVPLIGDILFSKSFSKRKSSKDSGDLYSVC, from the coding sequence ATGGCCTCCGACCGTGTCGAGGTCGACACTGCCCGCCCTTTCCGGTCCGTGAAGGAGGCCGTCGCCGTGTTCGGGGATCGCATCCTAGTCGGCGGAAACCGCTCCAGGCTCCACGCCAATGCtgtcgccgctgctgccctTAATGCCAAGCTGGCGGAGAGCGGCAGTAGCAGCACCATCACCCTTTCTCCAAATGCCATGGCTGATGCAGAGGCAGAGGCAACTACAGCCATCGTGCCTATGTACTCTGCTCCGTCCTCACCACCGTCTTTCACATCATCGCGATCGGCGAACGGGgatgacggcggcgacgagcatGATGACCGAGACGAGGATGCCGGTGGGCTCATCGTCATGAGCTCCGTTAAGAAGCTTGAGGAAGAGGTGGCAGAGACGAGGAGGGAAGTGGTGCGGCTGAGGAAGAGGAGcacggagatggagatggcCGTGGCCAGCCTCAACGCGCAGCTCCACCGGGGCCTCTCGAGGCTGGCCGAGATGGAGGCCGAcaaggcggctgcggcggcagcgcggcgcaGCAGCATCGGCGGTGACACCGACATGAAGAGGGCAGCCATCGAGCGGTGGGCCGAGAAGTCTGGCGGATACAGCAGCGAGTACCTGCCGTCGTTCAGCCACGCGCTGAGCCTCGGCGagattgatgatgatgacgatctgctcggcggcggcaggaggaggaaggcgccgCAGAAGGTGAAGCCCATCGTGCCCCTCATCGGCGACATCCTCTTCTCCAAGAGTttctccaagaggaagagcagCAAGGACAGTGGCGATCTTTACAGTGTGTGTTAG